One Pseudomonas brassicacearum genomic region harbors:
- a CDS encoding ABC transporter permease, giving the protein MRLINRYPDRPSRLLLVILPFALVLFAYFMGSAERLTDNPNDKLLPSAVQMADAVKRLAFTADARSGDYLLWQDTASSLRRLAIGLGISALAGLCLGIAAGTLPLLGAPLSPLLTVVSMVPPLAILPILFIVFGLGELSKVMLIVIGITPCLARDLEQRAREIPPELLIKAQTLGASTWTLMLRVVLPQLLPRLLISLRLMLGSAWLFLIAAEAIASTDGLGYRIFLVRRYLAMDVILPYVVWITLLAWLMDWGLKRLTRQAFPWYEGAKA; this is encoded by the coding sequence ATGCGCCTGATCAACCGCTACCCGGATCGCCCCAGCCGCTTGTTGCTGGTAATCCTGCCCTTCGCGCTGGTGTTGTTCGCCTACTTCATGGGCTCGGCCGAACGGTTGACGGACAACCCCAACGACAAGCTGCTGCCCAGCGCCGTGCAAATGGCCGATGCGGTGAAACGCCTGGCCTTCACGGCCGACGCCCGCAGTGGCGATTACTTGCTCTGGCAAGACACCGCGTCGAGCTTGCGCCGCTTGGCCATCGGCCTGGGCATCAGCGCCCTGGCCGGACTGTGCCTGGGCATTGCCGCTGGCACGTTGCCGCTGTTGGGCGCGCCGTTATCGCCGTTGCTCACCGTGGTGTCGATGGTGCCGCCGCTGGCCATTCTGCCGATCCTGTTCATCGTCTTCGGCCTGGGAGAATTGTCGAAAGTGATGCTGATCGTCATCGGCATCACACCGTGCCTGGCCCGGGACCTGGAACAGCGCGCCCGGGAAATTCCGCCCGAACTGCTGATCAAGGCCCAGACCCTCGGTGCTTCGACCTGGACGCTGATGCTGCGGGTGGTGCTGCCGCAATTACTGCCGCGCCTGTTGATTTCCCTGCGGCTGATGCTCGGTTCGGCGTGGCTGTTTCTGATCGCCGCCGAAGCCATCGCCTCCACCGATGGGCTGGGTTATCGGATTTTCCTCGTGCGACGTTACCTGGCGATGGACGTGATCTTGCCGTACGTGGTGTGGATCACCCTGCTCGCCTGGCTGATGGACTGGGGCCTCAAGCGCCTGACCCGGCAAGCGTTCCCTTGGTATGAAGGGGCGAAGGCATGA
- a CDS encoding response regulator — protein sequence MRVLLVEDHLQLAESVAQALKSTGLTVDVLHDGVAADLALSSEEYAVAILDVGLPRMDGFEVLARLRSRGKTLPVLMLTARSDVKDRVHGLNLGADDYLAKPFELTELEARVKALLRRSVLGGERQQRCGGLVYDLDTRRFTLDDELLTLTSREQAVLEALIARPGRVMSKEQVAAQVFGLDEEASPDAIEIYIHRLRKKLDGHAVAIVTFRGLGYLLENRDA from the coding sequence ATGCGTGTTCTGCTCGTCGAAGACCATCTGCAGCTCGCCGAAAGTGTTGCCCAGGCGCTCAAGAGCACCGGTTTGACCGTGGATGTGCTGCACGATGGGGTGGCGGCCGACCTGGCCTTGAGCAGTGAGGAGTACGCCGTGGCAATCCTCGATGTTGGGTTGCCGCGCATGGATGGCTTCGAGGTGCTGGCGCGCTTGCGCTCGCGAGGCAAGACCCTGCCGGTGTTGATGCTGACCGCTCGCAGCGACGTCAAGGACCGGGTCCATGGGCTGAACCTCGGCGCCGACGATTACCTGGCCAAGCCCTTCGAACTCACCGAGCTTGAAGCGCGGGTCAAGGCGTTGCTGCGTCGTAGCGTGTTGGGCGGTGAACGCCAGCAGCGCTGTGGTGGGCTGGTCTATGACCTGGACACCCGTCGTTTCACCCTCGACGACGAACTGCTGACCCTGACGTCCCGTGAGCAGGCCGTGCTGGAGGCGTTGATTGCCCGGCCCGGTCGGGTGATGAGCAAGGAGCAAGTGGCGGCCCAGGTGTTCGGCCTGGACGAAGAGGCCAGCCCCGACGCCATCGAAATCTACATCCACCGCCTGCGCAAGAAGCTCGATGGCCATGCCGTGGCGATCGTGACATTCCGAGGCCTGGGCTACCTGCTGGAAAACCGCGATGCATAA
- a CDS encoding tripartite tricarboxylate transporter permease has translation MDTLNYLGQGFGVALTPYNLVTALTGTLIGTVVGLLPGLGPINGVALLIPIAFALGLPPESALILLAAVYLGCEYGGRISSILLNIPGEASTVMTTLDGYPMARQGLAGVALSLSAWSSFIGAFIATCGMVLFAPLLAKWAIAFGPAEYFVLMVFAIVCLGGMAGDRPLKTFIAALIGLFLSSVGIDANSGVYRFTGDNIHLTDGIQFVVLVLGLFSISEILLLLEKTHRGQEAVEATGRMMFNFKEAASVFTVNLRCGVLGFIMGVLPGAGATLASAVAYMTEKRIAGASGKFGQGDKRGLAAPETAIGGAACGALVPMLTLGVPGSGTTAVMIGALSLYNITPGPLLFQQQPDIVWGLIASLFVANIMLVILNIPMIRIFTRILAVPNWALVPVIAIITGIGVYAVHATTFDLFLMIGIGIFGYILRKLDFPLSPVLLGFILGGLMEQNLRRALSISNGALEILWSSPITFGCWILTAIMLFMPLLRIWRRRAAQRRALANV, from the coding sequence ATGGATACCCTGAATTATCTCGGCCAGGGTTTTGGCGTAGCACTGACACCGTACAACCTGGTCACCGCGTTGACCGGTACGCTGATCGGCACTGTGGTCGGCCTGCTGCCGGGCCTGGGCCCGATCAACGGCGTGGCGCTGCTGATCCCGATTGCGTTCGCCCTCGGCCTGCCGCCTGAATCAGCGCTGATCCTGCTGGCGGCGGTGTACCTGGGTTGTGAGTACGGCGGGCGCATCAGCTCGATCCTCCTCAACATCCCGGGAGAAGCCTCCACCGTGATGACCACCCTCGACGGCTACCCGATGGCCCGCCAGGGCTTGGCCGGGGTGGCGCTGTCGCTGTCGGCGTGGAGTTCGTTCATCGGCGCGTTCATCGCCACCTGTGGCATGGTGCTGTTCGCGCCGCTATTGGCCAAATGGGCGATTGCCTTCGGACCGGCGGAATATTTCGTCCTGATGGTGTTCGCCATTGTCTGCCTGGGCGGCATGGCCGGCGACCGACCGCTCAAGACGTTCATTGCGGCGTTGATCGGGCTGTTCCTGTCCAGTGTCGGGATCGATGCCAACAGCGGCGTCTACCGTTTCACCGGTGACAACATCCACCTGACCGACGGAATTCAGTTCGTCGTGCTGGTGCTGGGTTTGTTCTCCATCAGTGAAATCCTGTTGCTGCTGGAGAAAACCCATCGCGGCCAGGAAGCGGTAGAAGCTACCGGGCGGATGATGTTCAACTTCAAGGAAGCGGCATCGGTCTTTACTGTGAACCTGCGTTGCGGCGTGCTCGGTTTCATCATGGGCGTGTTACCCGGTGCCGGGGCGACCCTGGCCAGTGCCGTGGCCTACATGACCGAGAAGCGTATCGCCGGTGCCAGTGGCAAGTTCGGCCAGGGTGACAAGCGCGGCCTCGCCGCTCCGGAAACCGCCATTGGCGGCGCCGCCTGCGGGGCGCTGGTGCCGATGCTGACCCTCGGTGTTCCCGGCTCGGGCACCACGGCGGTGATGATCGGCGCATTGTCGCTGTACAACATCACGCCGGGTCCGCTGCTGTTCCAGCAACAGCCGGACATCGTCTGGGGCCTGATCGCCTCGTTGTTCGTTGCCAACATCATGCTGGTGATCCTCAACATCCCGATGATCCGCATCTTCACCCGCATCCTGGCCGTGCCGAACTGGGCATTGGTACCGGTCATTGCGATCATCACCGGGATCGGCGTCTACGCCGTGCATGCCACGACGTTCGACCTGTTCCTGATGATCGGCATTGGCATCTTCGGCTACATCCTGCGCAAGCTGGATTTCCCGCTGTCGCCGGTCCTGCTGGGCTTCATCCTAGGCGGCCTGATGGAGCAGAACCTGCGTCGTGCGCTGTCGATCTCCAACGGTGCGCTGGAAATCCTCTGGTCGAGCCCGATCACCTTCGGTTGCTGGATCCTGACGGCAATCATGCTGTTCATGCCATTGCTGCGGATCTGGCGTCGCCGCGCCGCACAACGTCGCGCCCTGGCCAATGTCTGA
- a CDS encoding tripartite tricarboxylate transporter TctB family protein, translating into MLTIQRIFAALLLLVCVGLALMAWPYQAAFSYEPVGPRAFPLLMLGLMGLALLYMLFRPTPIVHSDEDPQLDRETLQKIGICVALLLVFAGTFEPLGFIVASILIGVPMARLYGGRWVPSVVIISLMAIGLYLLFDKLMDVPLPLGLLDVLEN; encoded by the coding sequence ATGCTCACTATCCAACGTATCTTTGCTGCGCTGCTGCTACTGGTCTGCGTCGGCCTCGCGCTGATGGCCTGGCCGTATCAGGCAGCCTTTTCCTACGAACCGGTCGGCCCGCGGGCCTTCCCACTGCTGATGCTGGGGCTGATGGGGTTGGCGCTTCTGTACATGCTGTTTCGTCCAACCCCCATCGTGCACAGCGACGAAGACCCGCAACTGGACCGTGAAACCCTGCAGAAGATCGGCATCTGCGTGGCACTGCTGCTGGTATTCGCCGGGACCTTCGAACCCCTGGGCTTCATTGTCGCCAGCATCCTGATCGGCGTGCCGATGGCGCGCCTGTATGGCGGGCGCTGGGTGCCGAGCGTGGTGATCATCAGCCTGATGGCCATCGGTCTTTATCTGTTGTTCGACAAGCTGATGGACGTGCCGCTGCCCCTGGGCCTGCTCGACGTCCTGGAGAATTGA
- a CDS encoding sensor histidine kinase: MHKPDSLRWRLLRNLALLLVVLMLASGLSAYWNGREAADTAYDRTLLASARTIAAGLSQRDGSLSADVPYVALDTFAYDSAGRIYYQVNDINQKLISGYENLPGPPPGTPRTDDYPALARFYNARYQGQTVRVVSLLKAVSEPEMNGMAEIRVAETEEARVSMARSLAADTLLRLGMLAVGALLLVWFAVSAALRPLERLRTAVEERQSDDLRPLPLVEVQHELWPLVRALNHFTERLRGQFERQAQFIADAAHELRTPLAALKARLELGLRASEPATWRETLETAAQGTDRLTHLANQLLSLARVENGARAIAEGGAQLLDLSQLARELGMAMAPLAHARGVALALEADEPVWLRGEPTLLNELLSNLVDNALAHTPQGGNVILRVTAPAVLEVEDDGPGIPLHERDRVFERFYRRNQQVAGSGLGLAIVGEICRAHLAQITLHDGQERGLKVRVSFIPGSD, translated from the coding sequence ATGCATAAGCCCGACAGCCTGCGTTGGCGGCTGCTGCGCAACCTGGCATTGCTGCTGGTGGTGCTGATGCTCGCCAGCGGTCTGAGTGCCTACTGGAACGGTCGCGAGGCCGCGGATACCGCCTACGACCGTACCCTGCTGGCCTCGGCCCGGACCATTGCCGCCGGTCTTTCGCAACGCGACGGCAGTCTCAGTGCGGATGTGCCTTACGTGGCCCTGGATACCTTCGCCTACGACAGTGCCGGGCGCATTTATTACCAGGTCAATGATATTAATCAGAAGTTGATTTCCGGCTACGAAAACCTGCCTGGCCCTCCGCCCGGCACGCCGCGCACGGACGATTACCCGGCCCTGGCCCGCTTCTATAACGCTCGTTATCAGGGCCAGACCGTGCGGGTGGTCAGCCTGCTCAAGGCGGTGAGCGAGCCGGAGATGAACGGCATGGCGGAAATTCGCGTGGCTGAAACCGAAGAGGCGCGGGTCAGCATGGCCCGTAGCCTGGCGGCCGACACTTTGTTGCGCCTGGGCATGCTGGCCGTGGGGGCGCTGTTGTTGGTGTGGTTTGCGGTCAGTGCCGCGCTGCGCCCGCTGGAGCGCTTGCGCACGGCGGTGGAAGAGCGCCAGTCGGACGACCTGCGACCATTGCCGCTGGTGGAAGTCCAGCATGAGCTTTGGCCACTGGTGCGCGCGCTCAACCATTTCACTGAGCGTCTGCGTGGGCAATTCGAACGCCAGGCGCAATTCATTGCCGATGCCGCCCATGAACTGCGCACCCCCCTGGCCGCCCTCAAGGCGCGCCTTGAGCTGGGCCTGCGCGCCAGTGAGCCGGCGACCTGGCGTGAAACCCTGGAAACCGCGGCCCAAGGTACCGACCGGCTGACCCACCTGGCGAATCAGCTGCTGTCTCTGGCGCGCGTGGAAAACGGCGCCCGGGCCATTGCCGAGGGCGGTGCCCAGTTGCTTGATCTCAGCCAATTGGCCCGGGAGTTGGGCATGGCCATGGCCCCGCTGGCCCATGCCCGAGGCGTAGCGTTGGCCCTGGAAGCCGACGAGCCAGTGTGGCTGCGGGGTGAACCGACCTTGTTGAACGAGCTCTTGAGCAATCTGGTGGACAACGCCCTGGCCCATACGCCGCAAGGCGGTAATGTGATCCTGCGGGTCACGGCGCCGGCGGTGCTGGAGGTGGAGGACGATGGCCCCGGCATTCCGCTGCATGAGCGGGACCGAGTGTTCGAGCGCTTCTATCGACGCAACCAGCAAGTGGCCGGTTCAGGCCTGGGATTGGCGATTGTGGGCGAAATCTGCCGTGCCCACTTGGCGCAGATTACCCTGCATGACGGGCAGGAGCGTGGGTTGAAGGTGCGGGTGAGTTTTATCCCGGGTTCAGATTAA
- the ung gene encoding uracil-DNA glycosylase translates to MTADDRIKLEPSWKQALRAEFDQPYMAELREFLRREYAAGKEIYPPAPLIFNALNSTPLDKVKVVILGQDPYHGPGQAHGLCFSVQPGVPAPPSLVNIYKELKRDLNIDIPNHGYLQSWADQGVLLLNTTMTVERATANAHAGKGWQHFTDRIIEVVSAHQPHLVFLLWGAHAQSKQKLIDATKHLVLTSVHPSPLSAYRGFLGCGHFSRANKFLEQQGETPIDWRLPPV, encoded by the coding sequence ATGACTGCTGACGACCGTATCAAACTCGAACCGAGCTGGAAGCAGGCACTGCGTGCCGAGTTCGACCAGCCCTACATGGCAGAGTTGCGCGAATTCCTGCGGCGGGAATACGCCGCCGGTAAGGAGATTTATCCACCAGCACCGTTGATTTTCAATGCCCTCAATTCCACGCCGCTGGACAAGGTCAAGGTGGTGATCCTCGGCCAGGATCCGTACCACGGCCCGGGCCAGGCCCATGGCCTGTGTTTTTCGGTGCAACCGGGGGTGCCGGCGCCGCCGTCGCTGGTCAATATCTACAAGGAATTGAAGCGCGACCTGAACATCGACATTCCCAACCACGGCTATCTGCAAAGCTGGGCCGACCAGGGCGTATTGTTGCTCAACACCACCATGACCGTGGAGCGCGCCACCGCCAACGCCCATGCGGGCAAGGGCTGGCAGCATTTCACCGACCGAATCATCGAAGTGGTCAGCGCCCATCAGCCGCACCTGGTGTTCCTGCTGTGGGGCGCCCATGCGCAGAGCAAGCAGAAGCTGATCGACGCCACCAAGCACCTGGTGCTGACCTCGGTCCACCCGTCGCCGCTGTCGGCTTATCGTGGCTTCCTGGGCTGCGGGCATTTCAGCCGGGCCAACAAGTTTCTCGAGCAGCAGGGCGAGACGCCGATCGATTGGCGGTTGCCGCCGGTTTAA
- a CDS encoding AbrB family transcriptional regulator: MSEATFRHWWGTPLVGLAGGYLASLIGWPLPWMVGSLLAIILVRCLTPWQLMEIPGGRKCGQWVVGIGIGLHFTPVVMEQVLSHFGLIFFGALITSVSSVVGVWLMRRTGEDRATAFFSSMPGGSGEMVNLGARNGADLSRVAAGQSLRVLVVVLCVPAAFKYLLGEGTPAQHATTVDWLWLAILFPAGALLAWIWQRLHQPNPWLFGPLLVSAAVSVGWDLHIGLPNGASQIGQWLIGSGLGCHFNRQFFRRAPSFMGRTLVGTVLTMLIATLAALGLSTLTHLDLRSLTLGMMPGGIAEMSLTAETLQLSVPLVTALQVMRLLFVLFLAEPLFRYWMRKPGSV; this comes from the coding sequence ATGTCTGAGGCGACCTTCAGACATTGGTGGGGAACACCGCTGGTCGGTCTGGCCGGCGGTTACCTGGCCAGCCTGATCGGCTGGCCGTTGCCCTGGATGGTCGGCTCGTTGCTGGCGATCATCCTGGTGCGCTGCCTGACGCCGTGGCAACTGATGGAAATCCCCGGCGGCCGTAAATGCGGCCAATGGGTGGTAGGCATCGGTATCGGCCTGCACTTCACCCCAGTGGTGATGGAACAAGTCCTGAGCCACTTCGGCTTGATCTTTTTCGGCGCGTTGATCACCAGCGTGTCCAGCGTAGTGGGTGTGTGGTTGATGCGCCGTACCGGCGAGGACCGCGCCACCGCCTTCTTCTCCAGCATGCCGGGCGGCTCCGGCGAAATGGTCAACCTCGGCGCCCGCAACGGCGCGGACCTCAGTCGCGTCGCTGCAGGCCAGAGCCTGCGGGTGCTGGTAGTGGTGCTGTGCGTGCCGGCGGCCTTCAAGTATCTGCTGGGCGAAGGCACCCCGGCACAGCACGCCACCACGGTGGACTGGCTGTGGCTGGCGATCCTGTTCCCGGCGGGCGCCCTGCTCGCCTGGATTTGGCAACGCTTGCATCAACCGAACCCGTGGTTGTTCGGGCCGTTGCTGGTGAGCGCGGCGGTGAGCGTCGGCTGGGACCTGCACATCGGCCTGCCCAATGGCGCCAGCCAGATCGGTCAGTGGCTGATCGGCAGTGGATTGGGCTGTCATTTCAATCGGCAGTTCTTCCGCCGGGCGCCATCATTCATGGGGCGCACCCTGGTCGGCACAGTGCTGACGATGCTGATCGCCACGCTCGCCGCCTTGGGCCTGAGCACCCTGACCCATCTGGATTTACGGTCGCTGACACTGGGCATGATGCCCGGCGGCATTGCCGAAATGAGCCTGACGGCGGAGACGCTGCAACTGTCGGTGCCACTGGTGACGGCGTTGCAGGTGATGCGACTGCTGTTCGTGCTGTTTCTGGCGGAGCCGTTGTTCAGGTATTGGATGCGCAAGCCGGGTTCGGTCTGA
- a CDS encoding ABC transporter ATP-binding protein: MSFITVNNVWQQYADQVVLERLNLRVAEGEFCTLVGASGCGKSTFLRLLLGQERASRGQILLDGEPLAGEPDASRGVVFQRYSVFPHLTVLDNVTLGLELPRSPLLGRLFGNAKRQAREDAAHLLGKVGLGHALDKYPAQLSGGMQQRLAIAQALIMKPRVLLLDEPFGALDPGIRKDMHALLLELWRETRLTVFMVTHDLSEGFSLGTRLLVFDKVRVDPHAPGAYGARITYDIPLNSDRRTARAAVDALPAELAGTLRIA, translated from the coding sequence ATGAGTTTCATTACCGTGAACAACGTCTGGCAGCAGTACGCCGATCAGGTGGTGCTCGAGCGCTTGAACCTGAGGGTCGCCGAGGGGGAGTTCTGCACGCTGGTGGGGGCGTCGGGTTGCGGCAAGTCGACCTTCCTGCGATTGCTACTGGGCCAGGAGCGCGCCAGTCGCGGACAGATTCTCCTGGATGGCGAGCCCTTGGCCGGTGAGCCGGATGCCAGCCGGGGCGTGGTGTTCCAGCGTTATTCGGTGTTCCCGCACCTGACGGTCCTGGACAACGTCACCCTGGGCCTGGAGTTGCCGCGCTCGCCGCTGCTGGGCCGCTTGTTCGGCAACGCCAAACGCCAGGCCCGGGAAGACGCAGCGCATCTGCTGGGCAAGGTCGGCCTGGGTCATGCGCTGGATAAATACCCGGCGCAACTGTCCGGGGGCATGCAACAGCGACTGGCTATCGCCCAGGCACTGATCATGAAGCCGCGGGTCCTGCTGCTGGACGAACCCTTCGGCGCCCTCGACCCGGGCATTCGCAAAGACATGCACGCCCTGTTGCTGGAGCTGTGGCGCGAAACCCGGCTGACCGTGTTCATGGTCACCCATGACCTGTCCGAAGGCTTCAGCCTCGGCACACGCCTGTTGGTGTTCGACAAGGTTCGTGTCGACCCGCACGCCCCCGGCGCCTATGGCGCCCGCATCACCTACGACATTCCATTGAACAGCGACCGCCGCACCGCCCGTGCCGCCGTCGACGCCCTGCCCGCCGAACTGGCCGGCACCTTGCGTATCGCTTGA
- a CDS encoding enoyl-CoA hydratase/isomerase family protein — MNLHFEELTGIDGARVGIATLDAEKSLNALSLPMINALRDRLDAWAREPQIVCVLLRGNGAKAFCAGGEVRSLVEACRANPGEVPPLAAQFFAAEYRLDFNLHTYPKPLLCWGHGYVLGGGMGLLQGASTRIVTPSSRLAMPEISIGLYPDVGASWFLARLPGKLGLFLGLTGAHMNARDAIDLGLADRFLLDEQQDDLIEGLLQLNWQEQTDMQLNSLLKALQQEAIGQMPEAQWLPRRQKIDEWLDVSDVRCAWKALSLLVDHSDPLIARAAKTMTEGSPLTAHLVWEQITRARHLSLAGVFRMEYTLSLNCCRHPEFSEGVRARLIDKDHKPHWHWPDINHVPEAAVEAHFHKAWEGRHPLADLSNE, encoded by the coding sequence ATGAATCTGCACTTCGAAGAACTCACCGGCATCGACGGTGCCCGCGTCGGCATTGCCACGCTGGATGCTGAAAAATCCCTGAACGCCCTTTCCTTGCCGATGATCAACGCCCTGCGCGATCGTCTCGATGCCTGGGCCAGAGAACCGCAAATCGTTTGTGTGTTATTGCGTGGTAATGGTGCCAAGGCCTTCTGCGCCGGCGGTGAAGTCCGCAGCCTGGTGGAAGCCTGCCGTGCCAACCCCGGTGAAGTACCGCCCTTGGCGGCGCAATTTTTCGCGGCGGAATACCGCTTGGACTTCAACCTGCACACCTACCCCAAACCCTTGCTGTGCTGGGGCCACGGCTATGTCCTGGGCGGCGGCATGGGGCTGCTGCAAGGTGCCAGCACACGTATCGTCACGCCGAGCAGTCGCCTGGCGATGCCGGAAATCAGCATCGGCCTGTACCCGGACGTTGGCGCCAGTTGGTTTTTGGCGCGCCTGCCGGGCAAGCTCGGCCTGTTTCTTGGCCTGACCGGTGCCCACATGAATGCCCGGGATGCCATCGACCTGGGCCTGGCCGACCGCTTTTTACTGGATGAACAGCAGGACGACCTGATCGAAGGCCTGTTGCAACTCAACTGGCAGGAACAGACCGACATGCAGCTCAACAGCCTGCTCAAGGCCCTGCAGCAGGAAGCGATCGGCCAGATGCCCGAAGCCCAATGGCTGCCACGTCGGCAGAAAATCGACGAGTGGCTGGATGTCAGCGATGTACGCTGCGCCTGGAAAGCCCTCAGCCTGCTGGTGGACCACTCGGACCCATTGATCGCCCGCGCAGCCAAGACCATGACCGAAGGCTCACCGCTGACCGCTCATCTGGTCTGGGAGCAGATCACCCGGGCGCGGCATTTGTCCTTGGCCGGTGTGTTTCGGATGGAATACACCCTGAGCCTCAATTGCTGCCGTCATCCGGAATTCAGCGAAGGCGTGCGGGCGCGGCTGATCGATAAGGACCACAAACCCCACTGGCATTGGCCGGACATCAATCATGTGCCCGAGGCGGCGGTCGAGGCGCATTTTCACAAGGCGTGGGAAGGTCGGCATCCGCTGGCGGATTTGTCTAACGAGTAA
- a CDS encoding Bug family tripartite tricarboxylate transporter substrate binding protein gives MNLSLRKVALAVGCLMVAGQLLAEPKRPECIAPASPGGGFDLTCKLAQSALVNQKLLTKPMRVTYMPGGVGAVAYNAVVAQRPADAGTLVAWSSGSLLNLAQGKFGRFDESAVRWLAAVGTSYGAIAVKSDSPYKNLDDLVQALKKDPGSVVIGSGGTVGSQDWMQTALIAKAAGINPRDLRYVALEGGGEIATALLGGHIQVGSTDISDSMPHIQSGDMRLLAVFAEKRIDEPEMKDIPTAKEQGYDIVWPVVRGFYLGPKVSDEDYAWWKDAFDKLLASEEFAKLRDQRELFPFAMTGPELDTYVKKQVADYKVLAKEFGLIQ, from the coding sequence ATGAACCTATCACTGCGTAAAGTAGCCCTGGCTGTCGGATGCCTGATGGTCGCTGGACAGTTGCTCGCCGAACCGAAGCGCCCGGAATGTATCGCCCCAGCTTCCCCCGGCGGCGGTTTTGACTTGACCTGCAAACTGGCACAAAGCGCGCTGGTCAATCAAAAGCTGCTGACCAAACCGATGCGCGTCACCTACATGCCGGGCGGTGTCGGTGCGGTGGCCTACAACGCAGTCGTCGCCCAGCGTCCGGCCGACGCCGGCACATTGGTGGCCTGGTCCAGCGGCTCGTTGCTGAACCTGGCCCAGGGCAAGTTCGGTCGTTTCGATGAAAGCGCCGTGCGCTGGCTGGCCGCCGTCGGCACCAGCTATGGCGCCATCGCCGTGAAAAGCGATTCGCCCTACAAGAACCTCGACGATCTGGTACAGGCCCTGAAGAAAGATCCGGGCTCGGTGGTCATCGGTTCCGGCGGCACCGTCGGCAGCCAGGACTGGATGCAGACCGCCCTCATCGCCAAGGCCGCCGGCATCAACCCGCGCGACCTGCGTTACGTAGCCCTCGAAGGCGGCGGCGAGATCGCCACCGCGCTGCTCGGCGGCCACATCCAGGTCGGCAGTACCGACATTTCCGACTCCATGCCCCACATCCAGAGCGGCGACATGCGCCTGCTGGCCGTGTTTGCCGAGAAGCGCATCGACGAGCCGGAGATGAAAGACATTCCAACCGCCAAAGAGCAAGGCTACGACATCGTCTGGCCGGTGGTTCGTGGCTTCTACCTTGGGCCAAAAGTCAGCGACGAAGACTACGCCTGGTGGAAAGACGCGTTCGACAAGCTGCTGGCTTCCGAAGAGTTCGCCAAGCTGCGTGACCAGCGTGAGCTGTTCCCATTTGCCATGACCGGCCCGGAACTGGACACCTACGTGAAGAAGCAAGTGGCTGATTACAAGGTGCTGGCCAAAGAGTTCGGCCTGATCCAGTAA
- a CDS encoding putative urea ABC transporter substrate-binding protein, with the protein MFKLRLSALLLAALSALVSFSSAAAQKDHFSVCWTIYAGWMPWEYAGSQGIVDKWAKKYGIKIDVVQLNDYVESINQYTAGQFDGCTMTNMDALTIPAAGGVDSTALIVSDFSNGNDGIVLKGEGKKVADLKGMDVNLVELSVSHYLLARALDSVGLTEKDLKVVNTSDADISAAFNTDQVKAVTTWNPMLSDIKAQPGVTEVFNSSQVPGEIMDMMVVNTQTLQDNPALGKALTGAWFEVVALMNAKNAASKTALEHMAKASGTDLAGFQSQLDTTKLFATPKEALGFATSEQLPATMGKVAEFSFQHGLLGEGAKDTNAVGMAFANGVTRGDKANLKLRFDPTYVQLAADAKL; encoded by the coding sequence ATGTTCAAGCTTCGTCTGTCCGCCCTGCTCCTCGCCGCTCTTTCGGCCCTCGTGAGCTTCTCATCCGCCGCCGCACAAAAAGACCACTTCAGCGTCTGCTGGACCATTTACGCCGGTTGGATGCCCTGGGAATACGCCGGCAGCCAAGGCATCGTCGACAAATGGGCGAAAAAATACGGCATCAAGATCGATGTCGTGCAGCTCAACGATTACGTCGAATCCATCAACCAGTACACCGCCGGTCAGTTCGACGGCTGCACCATGACCAACATGGACGCCCTGACCATCCCCGCCGCCGGTGGCGTGGACAGCACCGCACTGATCGTCAGCGATTTCTCCAACGGCAACGACGGCATCGTCCTCAAGGGCGAAGGCAAGAAAGTGGCCGATCTCAAGGGCATGGACGTCAACCTGGTGGAACTGTCGGTGTCCCATTACCTGCTCGCCCGCGCCCTGGATTCGGTTGGCCTTACCGAGAAAGACCTGAAAGTCGTCAACACCTCCGACGCCGATATCTCCGCCGCCTTCAACACCGACCAGGTCAAAGCCGTCACCACGTGGAACCCGATGCTCTCGGACATCAAGGCCCAGCCCGGCGTGACCGAAGTGTTCAACTCCAGCCAGGTCCCTGGCGAGATCATGGACATGATGGTGGTCAACACCCAGACCCTGCAGGACAACCCGGCCCTGGGTAAAGCGTTGACCGGCGCCTGGTTTGAAGTGGTGGCGCTGATGAACGCGAAAAACGCCGCGAGCAAGACGGCGCTGGAACACATGGCCAAGGCCTCGGGCACCGACCTGGCCGGTTTCCAGTCGCAACTGGACACCACCAAGCTGTTCGCCACGCCCAAGGAAGCCCTGGGTTTCGCCACCAGCGAGCAACTGCCCGCCACCATGGGCAAGGTGGCCGAGTTCTCGTTCCAACACGGCTTGCTGGGCGAAGGTGCCAAGGACACCAACGCGGTCGGCATGGCGTTCGCCAATGGCGTGACCCGTGGCGACAAGGCCAACCTCAAGCTGCGCTTTGACCCGACCTACGTACAGCTGGCCGCCGACGCCAAGCTGTAA